A stretch of the Caldalkalibacillus salinus genome encodes the following:
- a CDS encoding sulfurtransferase TusA family protein encodes MSMSQAELEALHIDHEVDGMGEVCPHTLNIALAALKKAQSGEIVVESTDHSIATKTVPAAVQMNGIADVLGIVESNGTYHIYMKKK; translated from the coding sequence ATGAGTATGTCACAAGCAGAGTTAGAAGCACTACACATTGACCATGAGGTGGATGGTATGGGAGAGGTTTGTCCCCACACTTTGAATATAGCACTTGCGGCATTGAAAAAAGCGCAGTCTGGTGAGATTGTAGTTGAGTCAACAGATCACTCTATTGCCACAAAGACTGTTCCGGCAGCCGTTCAAATGAACGGGATTGCAGACGTCTTAGGGATCGTAGAGAGTAACGGAACCTACCATATCTATATGAAGAAGAAATAG
- a CDS encoding F510_1955 family glycosylhydrolase translates to MRSTKIIAYLIVALGLLTLTACAGQDVEPETQEGVEGHEEEGSVNNDQEGQDSANNDQEGQDSKMPGEAVESFSHIHGLSFDPLHPEQLLLASHYGLIRIHTETNEWHVQGAEEFHHDFMGFAVIDENTFITSGHPAEASDLGDPLGVMKSTNGGQTWEQIGLQGEVDFHVLTPHSNDTNVVYAINTYGEAAGLYRSHDAGDSWEQVEPEGLLQDWTAIYTLVTNPSDADHILAGTAQGVYESFDAGDTWELQPTDYTIVSSQALSEEGTFLAYRMMEEESEDEGLAVTTDFGETWEQRQLEVQPQDAVAHIAVHPEHEQIMAVGTFQEAIYYTEDGGENWTQLAQGGSKVEE, encoded by the coding sequence ATGAGATCCACGAAAATAATAGCATACCTAATCGTAGCACTCGGATTGTTGACACTTACCGCTTGTGCCGGTCAGGACGTTGAGCCGGAAACACAGGAGGGCGTTGAGGGCCATGAAGAGGAAGGTAGTGTCAACAACGACCAAGAAGGTCAAGACAGTGCAAACAACGACCAAGAGGGTCAAGATAGTAAAATGCCTGGTGAAGCCGTTGAGTCTTTCTCGCATATACACGGATTGAGCTTCGATCCTCTTCACCCAGAACAATTATTGTTAGCCAGCCACTATGGGCTTATTCGTATTCATACTGAAACGAATGAATGGCATGTACAAGGTGCAGAAGAATTCCACCATGATTTTATGGGATTTGCCGTAATAGATGAGAATACTTTCATTACGAGTGGGCACCCTGCCGAAGCATCTGATTTAGGAGACCCATTAGGGGTAATGAAGAGCACGAATGGTGGCCAAACATGGGAACAAATCGGATTACAGGGGGAAGTCGATTTTCATGTCTTAACGCCACATAGCAATGATACGAATGTAGTGTACGCGATTAACACTTATGGCGAGGCAGCTGGATTATATCGTTCCCATGACGCAGGCGATAGTTGGGAACAAGTAGAACCCGAAGGTTTACTTCAAGATTGGACCGCCATCTATACACTTGTAACCAACCCAAGCGATGCTGACCATATTCTAGCAGGAACAGCTCAGGGTGTATACGAATCCTTTGATGCTGGAGACACATGGGAACTTCAACCAACAGATTATACCATTGTCTCTAGTCAGGCTCTTTCAGAGGAGGGCACCTTCCTCGCCTATAGAATGATGGAAGAGGAGTCAGAAGATGAAGGCTTAGCAGTGACGACAGACTTTGGAGAGACCTGGGAACAACGCCAGTTAGAGGTACAACCGCAGGATGCTGTCGCTCACATTGCCGTACACCCCGAACATGAGCAAATCATGGCTGTAGGGACATTCCAAGAGGCGATTTATTATACTGAAGACGGGGGAGAGAACTGGACCCAGCTTGCCCAAGGGGGTTCTAAAGTCGAAGAGTAA
- a CDS encoding YeeE/YedE family protein translates to MEVNGLLFTLEALMIACIFGFIYGFLLQKADFCFVASFRDWVSVRDTRVGKGMLVLMATAVLGWGIALTFGMGQASVAHIWSLDIGLTNLLGGFLFGIGMTIAGSCASGALYRAGMGYIQFWIVILAMLVGNVLFAYVYDPYAIDYVLEPLTWTDGITLYDVLPIPYLLLSALIVSLILVPTLLRFGWHGFWHGVKNTFQDFKDGNMLTKSHWDIRFVGFVMGVAATAQFVLLSSISITGPETRIAGTILSFIIGEEHILNNLYFSTLFAQHPTVGLGPEEFLVIFVIVGAFVSALLSKSFKIRVPRLNRLPYPIIGGLLMGIASRIAPGCNIANVVAGVGGLSVHSFIAMLGMACGIFVVTAYVFKMPIMLFQKDPFKM, encoded by the coding sequence ATGGAGGTGAATGGTCTTTTGTTTACTTTAGAAGCATTAATGATCGCATGTATATTTGGCTTTATATATGGCTTTTTATTACAGAAAGCAGACTTTTGTTTTGTGGCCTCCTTCAGAGATTGGGTCAGTGTGAGAGATACCCGTGTAGGTAAAGGGATGCTCGTATTAATGGCCACGGCGGTTCTAGGTTGGGGTATCGCCTTAACCTTTGGGATGGGACAAGCAAGTGTCGCTCACATTTGGTCGCTAGATATTGGCCTAACCAATTTATTAGGAGGCTTTTTATTCGGCATAGGGATGACCATTGCGGGGAGCTGTGCTTCAGGTGCACTCTATCGCGCCGGTATGGGGTATATACAGTTCTGGATTGTCATCTTGGCTATGCTCGTCGGTAATGTGTTATTCGCATACGTCTATGATCCTTACGCCATCGACTATGTACTAGAGCCGTTAACATGGACAGACGGCATTACACTGTATGACGTTCTTCCGATCCCTTATCTACTGCTTTCCGCCCTGATCGTATCACTCATCTTAGTGCCCACTTTGCTCAGGTTCGGTTGGCATGGTTTCTGGCATGGCGTCAAAAATACGTTCCAAGATTTTAAAGATGGCAACATGCTAACGAAATCGCATTGGGATATTCGTTTCGTCGGTTTTGTGATGGGTGTAGCAGCAACAGCTCAGTTTGTTTTACTGTCTTCTATTAGCATTACAGGACCTGAAACGAGGATTGCTGGGACAATATTATCCTTTATCATAGGAGAGGAGCACATTTTAAATAACCTGTACTTCTCTACCCTGTTCGCCCAACACCCGACTGTTGGGTTAGGGCCCGAAGAGTTCCTTGTGATCTTTGTGATTGTTGGTGCTTTTGTTTCAGCGTTACTCAGTAAGTCCTTCAAGATTAGGGTTCCTCGTCTAAACCGTTTACCTTACCCTATTATTGGAGGTCTGCTGATGGGGATTGCTTCCCGTATTGCACCCGGATGTAACATTGCTAACGTCGTTGCGGGTGTTGGAGGACTATCGGTGCATAGCTTTATTGCCATGCTAGGAATGGCTTGCGGTATTTTTGTTGTAACAGCGTACGTATTCAAGATGCCGATCATGTTATTCCAAAAAGATCCGTTTAAAATGTAG